A single genomic interval of Arthrobacter globiformis harbors:
- a CDS encoding S1C family serine protease, with the protein MSTAAANEPGPADDGAALDSYSETVIRVARTVTPHVAAIEMTGSRRNGRFRVGAGSAVLFTEDGYLLTNAHVVAGTQKGRAVFADGSGTDLEVVGADPLSDLAVVRGRAPRVAPAEFGDAESLQVGQLVIAVGNPLGLSGSVTAGVVSGLGRAIPVWAGRNRRVIEDVIQTDAALNAGSSGGALADSRSRIVGINTAVAGAGLGLAVPVNSTSRRIISALLSDGRVRRAYLGVVSTPIRLGASEVVRTGQREGLRVVEVLSGSPAEQAGLKTGDVLLRVGSRAVSNAESLQKLLFAEAIGVPMNIAVLRDGHLTDVAAVPGEMADWG; encoded by the coding sequence ATGTCCACGGCGGCTGCGAACGAACCGGGTCCCGCCGACGACGGCGCGGCCCTCGACTCCTATTCGGAGACGGTCATCAGGGTGGCCAGGACCGTCACGCCCCATGTGGCCGCCATCGAGATGACGGGGAGCCGCCGCAACGGACGGTTCCGGGTCGGCGCCGGATCCGCCGTCCTGTTCACCGAGGACGGCTACCTGCTGACCAACGCCCACGTGGTGGCCGGCACCCAGAAGGGCCGCGCCGTCTTCGCTGACGGCTCCGGCACGGACCTTGAGGTGGTGGGCGCGGATCCGTTGTCCGATCTTGCAGTGGTCCGGGGCCGCGCCCCGCGCGTCGCTCCTGCGGAGTTCGGGGACGCCGAGTCACTGCAAGTGGGACAGTTGGTGATTGCCGTCGGAAACCCGCTGGGGCTCTCGGGCTCGGTGACGGCAGGTGTGGTCAGCGGACTGGGACGCGCCATCCCTGTCTGGGCCGGACGCAACCGCAGGGTCATAGAGGATGTCATACAGACCGATGCCGCCCTGAATGCCGGCAGTTCCGGTGGGGCACTGGCCGACTCACGAAGCCGGATCGTAGGAATCAACACTGCGGTGGCCGGTGCCGGGCTTGGGCTGGCTGTTCCTGTCAACAGCACGTCGCGCCGGATCATTTCCGCGCTTCTGTCGGACGGCCGGGTCCGGCGCGCCTATCTCGGCGTGGTCAGCACCCCGATCCGCCTGGGCGCCAGCGAAGTGGTCCGCACCGGCCAGCGGGAGGGGCTGCGCGTCGTGGAGGTGCTCTCCGGTTCCCCGGCGGAGCAGGCAGGTCTAAAGACCGGCGATGTGCTGCTGCGGGTAGGCTCCCGCGCCGTCAGCAATGCCGAGAGCCTGCAGAAACTCCTCTTCGCCGAGGCGATCGGCGTCCCGATGAACATAGCCGTCCTTCGCGACGGACACCTAACTGACGTCGCGGCCGTCCCCGGCGAGATGGCGGACTGGGGATAG
- the smpB gene encoding SsrA-binding protein SmpB produces MPKESGRKVVATNRKARHDYHVMDTYEAGIALMGTEVKSLREGHASMVDGFCTFYNDELWMEGIHIPEYNQGSWTNHAARRRRKLLLHREELIKISHKIRESGFTIVPLQLYFVDGRAKVEIGIARGKKDYDKRQTLREQQDKREALRVMRERNRR; encoded by the coding sequence GTGCCCAAAGAAAGTGGCCGAAAAGTCGTGGCCACCAACCGGAAGGCCCGGCACGACTACCACGTCATGGACACCTACGAGGCCGGCATCGCTCTCATGGGGACGGAGGTGAAGTCCCTCCGCGAAGGCCATGCTTCCATGGTTGACGGGTTCTGCACGTTCTATAACGACGAGCTCTGGATGGAGGGCATCCACATCCCTGAGTACAACCAGGGAAGCTGGACCAACCATGCAGCGCGCCGGCGGCGGAAACTCCTGCTGCACCGCGAGGAACTCATCAAGATCTCGCACAAGATCCGCGAATCCGGCTTCACCATTGTGCCCCTGCAGCTGTACTTCGTGGACGGCCGCGCCAAGGTGGAAATCGGCATCGCGCGGGGTAAGAAGGATTACGACAAGCGCCAGACTTTGCGCGAGCAGCAGGACAAGCGCGAGGCCCTCCGCGTCATGCGGGAACGCAATCGGCGCTGA
- a CDS encoding M23 family metallopeptidase, whose amino-acid sequence MTSSGRPARRSPGGRQRRVLSAAVALVLAASLGASAPAAFADDLEDQQAALKAEAARVQQSLEFVDAKISKAVGDLVIYRGQLPAAQQALLEAQGRVASAVKEVEALAARVDLAQQNKAKITQQLDADKQKIASTKKLIGQIATQAYKSGGVPSDLTLFFGSNNTGSLTDTMDMADQALRSQNSAMDKLTQQNATNVNSQARLQAVEAEIKDLKAKADAALAKEKAARDEAAAKKAKVDKLIADTTRLNNELEAAKPGIQKKLAAVKARQDAVAAEIVERDRKLREAWLAEQRRIAAAAAAAAKAKGEEPKPFVPVTGPPSAFGLRHPFPGSVPITSGFGWRATPPGTIDFYGAGGYMHTGIDFGAACGTPVYAAAAGEVFSAGWADDGGGNNVKISHGVVQGNSLTTIYYHNTSVVVSPGQQVSQGQLIAYSGTTGNSTGCHSHFETWLNGEAVDPMRLL is encoded by the coding sequence ATGACCAGTTCCGGCAGGCCGGCGCGAAGAAGCCCAGGCGGGCGCCAGCGCAGAGTTCTCAGTGCCGCCGTGGCACTGGTGCTGGCCGCTAGCCTGGGGGCGTCGGCTCCCGCCGCCTTCGCAGACGACCTTGAAGACCAGCAGGCCGCCCTCAAGGCCGAAGCCGCCCGGGTCCAGCAGTCGCTCGAATTCGTCGACGCAAAAATTTCCAAAGCTGTCGGCGACCTGGTGATCTACCGGGGACAGCTTCCGGCCGCGCAGCAGGCGCTGCTCGAGGCCCAGGGCCGGGTGGCGAGTGCCGTCAAGGAAGTCGAGGCCCTCGCTGCCAGGGTGGATCTGGCCCAGCAGAACAAGGCAAAAATCACCCAGCAGCTGGATGCGGACAAGCAGAAGATCGCCAGCACGAAGAAGCTGATCGGCCAGATCGCGACCCAGGCGTACAAGTCCGGCGGCGTGCCGTCAGACCTCACCCTGTTTTTCGGTTCCAACAACACGGGCAGCCTCACTGACACGATGGACATGGCCGACCAGGCATTGCGCAGCCAGAACTCCGCAATGGATAAGCTCACGCAGCAGAACGCCACCAACGTCAACTCCCAGGCACGCCTGCAGGCAGTCGAAGCTGAGATCAAGGACCTCAAGGCCAAGGCCGACGCGGCGCTTGCCAAAGAGAAGGCCGCCCGCGACGAGGCCGCCGCCAAGAAGGCCAAGGTGGACAAGCTCATCGCCGACACCACCCGCCTCAATAATGAACTCGAGGCCGCCAAGCCGGGAATCCAGAAGAAATTGGCAGCCGTCAAGGCGCGCCAGGACGCCGTCGCGGCCGAAATCGTCGAGCGTGACCGCAAGCTGCGGGAGGCGTGGCTGGCTGAGCAGAGGCGGATCGCTGCTGCTGCCGCCGCCGCGGCTAAGGCAAAGGGTGAGGAACCGAAGCCCTTCGTCCCGGTGACCGGCCCGCCGTCGGCCTTTGGCCTCCGCCACCCGTTCCCCGGCAGCGTACCCATCACTTCCGGTTTTGGATGGCGGGCGACGCCGCCCGGAACCATCGATTTCTACGGCGCCGGCGGCTACATGCACACGGGCATTGACTTCGGTGCCGCTTGCGGCACCCCGGTGTACGCGGCGGCAGCCGGCGAAGTTTTCTCAGCTGGCTGGGCGGACGACGGCGGCGGAAACAACGTCAAGATCTCGCACGGCGTGGTCCAGGGCAATTCGCTGACTACGATCTACTACCACAACACCAGCGTGGTGGTTTCGCCCGGACAGCAGGTTAGCCAGGGCCAGCTCATCGCATACTCGGGCACCACAGGAAACTCCACCGGCTGCCACTCACACTTTGAGACCTGGCTGAACGGCGAGGCTGTTGACCCGATGCGCCTGCTCTGA
- the ftsX gene encoding permease-like cell division protein FtsX has translation MRLQFILGEIGGGLRRNLSMVVSVILVTFVSLTFVGAAGMLQLQINQMKGYWYDKVQVAIFLCGEGSTAAGCASGPVTAEQQDNLRTLLESPAVAQYVNDFQFESTDDAYKHFKEQFSNSPIVDSVTPDQLPASFRINMKDPEKYQIISETFSSQPGVETVIDQRQVLERLFSVMNAASLVAVIIAGVMTVCAILLIATTIRLSAFSRRRETGIMRLVGASKIVIQLPFILEGVIAAVIGAALASGTLWAVAHFFLGEYLSKQYPDTAFISPAQTLLLAPALVGLGVVLAGTSSLLTLRRYLRV, from the coding sequence GTGAGGCTCCAGTTCATCCTCGGTGAGATCGGCGGCGGCCTGCGGCGCAACCTGTCGATGGTCGTCTCCGTCATCCTGGTGACCTTCGTGTCCCTGACCTTCGTGGGCGCCGCCGGGATGCTCCAGCTCCAGATCAACCAGATGAAGGGCTACTGGTACGACAAGGTCCAGGTGGCCATCTTCCTGTGCGGCGAAGGGTCGACGGCGGCCGGCTGCGCCTCGGGACCGGTGACGGCCGAACAGCAGGACAACCTGCGGACGCTGCTGGAATCGCCAGCGGTGGCCCAGTACGTCAACGACTTCCAGTTCGAATCCACGGACGACGCCTACAAGCACTTCAAGGAGCAGTTCTCGAACTCTCCGATCGTGGATTCGGTCACGCCGGACCAGCTTCCCGCCTCCTTCCGGATCAACATGAAGGACCCGGAAAAGTACCAGATCATCAGCGAGACGTTCTCCTCACAGCCGGGCGTTGAAACTGTGATCGACCAGCGGCAGGTCCTGGAGCGGCTCTTCTCCGTGATGAACGCGGCGTCGCTCGTGGCAGTGATTATCGCCGGTGTGATGACGGTGTGCGCCATCCTGCTCATCGCCACCACAATCCGGCTCTCGGCGTTCAGCCGGCGGCGGGAGACCGGCATCATGCGCCTCGTGGGAGCGTCAAAGATAGTGATCCAGCTGCCCTTCATCCTGGAGGGCGTGATTGCCGCGGTGATCGGCGCCGCCCTCGCGTCTGGAACACTGTGGGCCGTGGCCCACTTCTTCCTGGGCGAATACCTGTCCAAGCAGTATCCGGATACGGCGTTCATCTCGCCGGCGCAGACACTGCTCCTTGCCCCGGCGCTCGTCGGGCTGGGTGTTGTTCTGGCGGGCACTTCATCTCTGCTCACACTCCGCCGATACTTGAGGGTGTAG
- the ftsE gene encoding cell division ATP-binding protein FtsE — protein sequence MIRFENVTKVYDQKARPALDSVSLEIDRGEFAFLVGASGSGKSTFLRLVLKEDRATSGMVYVAGQNVANISSWRVPRLRRGIGVVFQDFRLLPQKNVFANVAFAMQVIGKSRSVIRDTVPEVLKTVGLEGKEKRMPHELSGGEQQRVAIARAVVNRPGILLADEPTGNLDPTTSMGIMGVLDKINQNGTTVVMATHDDDIVNEMRKRVVELKNGKVIRDEARALYTSMLPVVGQSRRLKDASGRDEAADSGRQAAGEQAAREQAGEGRL from the coding sequence ATGATCCGTTTCGAAAATGTCACCAAGGTCTACGACCAGAAGGCCAGGCCCGCCCTGGATTCTGTCAGCCTTGAAATTGACCGTGGTGAATTCGCCTTCCTCGTCGGCGCGTCGGGATCCGGCAAGTCCACGTTCCTGCGCCTGGTCCTCAAGGAAGACCGCGCCACCTCCGGCATGGTCTACGTCGCCGGGCAGAACGTCGCCAACATCTCTAGCTGGCGCGTGCCCCGCCTGCGCCGCGGCATCGGCGTGGTGTTCCAGGACTTCCGCCTGTTGCCGCAGAAGAACGTCTTCGCCAACGTCGCCTTTGCCATGCAGGTCATCGGCAAGAGCCGCAGCGTCATCCGCGACACCGTCCCCGAGGTGCTCAAGACCGTGGGTCTGGAGGGCAAAGAGAAACGCATGCCCCACGAGCTCTCCGGCGGTGAGCAGCAGCGCGTGGCCATTGCCCGCGCCGTTGTCAACCGCCCCGGCATCCTGCTGGCCGACGAGCCCACCGGCAACCTGGACCCCACCACGTCCATGGGAATCATGGGCGTCCTGGACAAAATCAACCAGAACGGCACCACCGTGGTCATGGCCACCCACGACGACGACATCGTGAATGAGATGCGCAAGCGCGTCGTGGAGCTCAAGAACGGCAAAGTAATCCGCGACGAAGCCCGGGCCCTCTACACGTCGATGCTGCCTGTGGTCGGTCAGTCCCGAAGGCTCAAGGATGCCAGCGGACGCGATGAGGCCGCGGACTCCGGCCGCCAGGCTGCCGGCGAACAGGCAGCGCGCGAGCAGGCAGGGGAGGGCCGGCTGTGA
- the prfB gene encoding peptide chain release factor 2, with the protein MAQIDFAAEIRALRGTYTSIEKVTDVEALKEEIAELSERAGEPDLWDDPAAAQVITSRLSHRQSELQRLNTLVSRIDDLEVLVELGQDEDDADSMGEAETELESIRKSLKDLEVVTLLSGEYDEREAVVTIRSGAGGVDAADFAEMLLRMYLRWAERHGYPTTVMDTSYAEEAGLKSATFEVNAPYAFGTLSVEAGTHRLVRISPFDNQGRRQTSFAAVEVIPLIEQTDSIDIPDNEIRVDVFRSSGPGGQSVNTTDSAVRLTHIPTGTVVSMQNEKSQLQNRAAAMRVLQSRLLLLKKEQEDAEKKAFAGDVKASWGDQMRSYVLNPYQMVKDLRTEHEVGNTSAVLDGAIDDFIEAGIRWRTDNRNAER; encoded by the coding sequence ATGGCTCAAATTGATTTTGCTGCAGAAATCCGCGCGCTGCGCGGCACCTATACCTCCATCGAAAAGGTCACCGATGTCGAGGCGCTCAAGGAAGAGATCGCAGAACTAAGCGAGCGGGCCGGCGAGCCCGACCTGTGGGATGACCCCGCGGCCGCCCAGGTTATTACCTCGCGGCTGTCGCACCGCCAATCGGAGCTGCAGCGGCTGAACACGCTGGTTTCCCGCATCGACGACCTTGAGGTGCTGGTGGAACTCGGCCAGGACGAGGACGACGCCGACTCCATGGGGGAGGCTGAGACGGAGCTTGAGTCTATCCGCAAGTCGCTGAAGGACCTCGAGGTCGTCACCCTGCTCTCCGGCGAGTACGACGAGCGCGAGGCCGTGGTCACTATCCGCTCCGGTGCCGGCGGCGTCGATGCCGCGGACTTCGCTGAGATGCTGCTGCGCATGTATCTCCGGTGGGCAGAGCGCCATGGCTACCCCACCACCGTAATGGACACCTCCTACGCGGAGGAGGCGGGCCTCAAGTCCGCCACCTTCGAGGTCAACGCGCCGTACGCGTTTGGCACGCTGAGCGTCGAGGCGGGAACACACCGGCTGGTCAGGATCAGCCCGTTCGACAACCAGGGGCGCCGGCAGACCTCCTTCGCTGCCGTGGAAGTCATTCCCCTCATCGAACAGACAGACTCCATTGACATCCCGGACAACGAAATCCGCGTGGACGTCTTCCGCTCGTCCGGCCCCGGCGGCCAGTCGGTTAACACCACCGACTCCGCCGTCCGCCTGACCCACATCCCCACGGGCACGGTGGTGTCCATGCAGAACGAGAAGTCGCAGCTGCAGAACCGCGCCGCCGCGATGAGGGTGCTCCAGTCGAGGCTCCTGCTGCTCAAGAAGGAGCAGGAGGACGCGGAGAAGAAGGCCTTCGCCGGGGACGTCAAGGCTTCCTGGGGCGACCAGATGCGCTCCTACGTGCTGAACCCGTACCAGATGGTCAAGGACCTCCGCACCGAACACGAGGTGGGAAACACCTCCGCCGTGCTGGACGGGGCCATTGACGACTTCATCGAAGCCGGGATCCGCTGGCGCACGGACAACCGCAACGCCGAACGCTAG
- a CDS encoding pilus assembly protein TadG-related protein, producing MTLLIIGFVMLALLVSTVVMAASSLYIEHKKLLSLADGASVAAADSYTLGQVETATGTPSALLNGDRVRTVAADYLSRNGAFGRVDGLAVAAGTGTPDGSTSVVVLSATVHPPGGQLPHPGWHNHCRHVHRTFAADPVAQAAGPNVRPLRADSVRLNNHGSN from the coding sequence ATGACACTCCTCATCATCGGGTTCGTCATGCTGGCCCTGCTGGTCAGCACCGTGGTCATGGCCGCGTCCAGCCTTTACATCGAGCACAAGAAACTCCTGTCGCTCGCGGACGGCGCCTCTGTGGCCGCCGCCGACTCCTACACACTTGGCCAGGTCGAAACGGCCACCGGCACCCCGTCGGCACTGCTGAACGGTGACAGAGTCCGGACAGTCGCCGCCGACTATCTCAGCCGCAACGGCGCCTTCGGGCGCGTTGACGGACTGGCCGTCGCAGCCGGAACAGGGACGCCGGACGGTTCCACCTCCGTCGTGGTCCTCAGCGCCACCGTGCACCCGCCCGGTGGTCAACTTCCTCATCCCGGATGGCATAACCATTGCCGCCACGTCCACCGCACGTTCGCGGCTGACCCGGTAGCCCAAGCCGCCGGTCCCAACGTCCGGCCGCTCAGGGCGGATAGCGTACGCTTAAACAACCATGGCTCAAATTGA
- a CDS encoding TadE family protein produces MNGTGAATSGRESGAAVVDFVLVGALLTMFFVSIIQLALILHVRNTLIDAAASGARHGTLADRSADDARHRTGELIGTALNADFARDIETREVVFQGLRTLEVTVRAPLPVIGLIGPRGGLEVTGHAAITG; encoded by the coding sequence ATGAACGGAACCGGTGCGGCCACTTCCGGACGTGAAAGCGGTGCTGCTGTTGTCGACTTTGTGCTCGTGGGCGCCCTGCTGACCATGTTTTTTGTCTCCATCATTCAGCTCGCGCTCATCCTGCACGTCCGCAACACACTCATCGACGCTGCGGCGTCCGGCGCCCGGCACGGAACCTTGGCCGACCGCAGCGCGGACGACGCCCGGCACCGTACCGGCGAGCTCATCGGCACGGCGCTCAATGCCGACTTTGCCCGCGACATTGAAACACGTGAAGTCGTCTTCCAAGGGCTGCGGACACTGGAGGTGACCGTTAGGGCCCCACTGCCGGTCATCGGTCTGATCGGTCCGCGCGGAGGGCTGGAGGTCACCGGCCATGCCGCGATCACCGGCTGA
- a CDS encoding type II secretion system F family protein, with protein sequence MTAVPAAAIVCGAFLGAGLWLLLVRLPFMRSISFVERIEPQLRSQNLESRLLRAEEHVLTPFGPLEHILRPLIREATAKLARFNLGSAALSRRLAQARIDKSPLDFRAQQLFWGLCTFIAAVSVIVLAALAGRFSPVLAVAISVGSAIGGFLFRDYWLGVQIKRREERMLAEFPSLAEMIALAVGAGESATGALDRVCRTARGELSKEFSRVLAETRAGKPLVEALQEFSARTDLGPLIRFVDGIIVAVERGTPLAEVLRAQAQDVRDTAKRELMESAGKKEIAMMVPLVFGVLPLTVVFAVFPGIAALSLNF encoded by the coding sequence ATGACCGCCGTTCCAGCGGCTGCGATCGTCTGCGGCGCATTCCTGGGTGCCGGTCTGTGGCTCCTCCTTGTCAGGCTCCCATTCATGCGGTCAATCAGTTTCGTGGAACGGATCGAACCGCAGCTCAGATCCCAAAACCTCGAATCCAGGCTCCTGCGGGCGGAGGAACACGTCCTCACTCCGTTTGGTCCCCTAGAACACATACTCCGCCCGCTGATCAGGGAAGCCACAGCCAAACTGGCCAGATTCAATCTTGGCTCCGCAGCCCTCAGCCGCAGGCTTGCGCAAGCACGCATCGACAAGTCGCCGCTGGACTTCCGGGCCCAGCAGCTGTTCTGGGGGCTCTGCACATTCATTGCAGCTGTCAGCGTGATTGTGCTGGCAGCGCTCGCCGGGAGATTCAGCCCCGTCCTGGCCGTGGCAATCTCCGTCGGTAGCGCGATCGGCGGATTCCTCTTCAGGGATTACTGGCTGGGGGTGCAGATCAAACGGCGGGAGGAACGGATGCTGGCAGAATTCCCCAGTCTGGCGGAAATGATTGCGCTCGCGGTGGGCGCCGGGGAGAGCGCCACCGGTGCCCTCGACCGCGTGTGCAGGACCGCCCGGGGCGAGCTCTCCAAGGAATTTAGCCGGGTCTTGGCCGAAACCCGTGCGGGCAAGCCCCTGGTGGAAGCGCTTCAGGAGTTTTCTGCACGCACGGATCTGGGGCCGCTCATCCGCTTTGTTGACGGCATCATCGTGGCGGTGGAACGCGGGACGCCACTGGCCGAAGTCCTTAGGGCCCAGGCCCAGGACGTCCGCGACACGGCCAAGCGTGAGCTGATGGAGTCCGCCGGCAAGAAGGAGATCGCGATGATGGTGCCGCTTGTCTTCGGGGTGCTGCCCCTGACCGTGGTGTTTGCCGTGTTCCCCGGAATAGCGGCACTCAGCCTGAATTTTTGA
- a CDS encoding type II secretion system F family protein, with protein MAALLGVLIGAGLFLIWWSAWDEPARARREPRTSRLHDLLLSAGIEKVSGAGLIGSCLGLGTFATLAFFAVSRSLPVSVCFGLFGAWLPVAVVKWRIKRRSSVLRRVWPDVVDHLRSAIRAGLSLPEALIQLGEKGPEELRHVFRDFGSDYRSGGQFDASLNRLKERLADPVADRIIEALRLTREVGGSDLGKLLGTLAEFLRESARTRSELEARQSWTVNAARLAVAAPWIVMLLLVSRPEAVAAYNTPIGAAVLLGGLVVSLVCYSVMLKIGALPEEERVLR; from the coding sequence ATGGCTGCGCTGCTGGGGGTTCTGATAGGAGCCGGGCTGTTCCTCATCTGGTGGTCGGCCTGGGACGAGCCCGCCCGTGCCAGGCGTGAACCGCGGACAAGCCGCCTCCATGACCTGCTGTTGTCTGCTGGCATTGAAAAGGTCAGCGGCGCAGGTCTCATCGGCAGCTGCCTGGGACTTGGCACCTTCGCGACGCTGGCCTTCTTCGCGGTGAGCAGGTCCTTGCCCGTTTCCGTTTGCTTCGGCCTGTTCGGTGCCTGGCTGCCGGTGGCCGTGGTGAAATGGCGGATAAAAAGACGAAGCTCCGTCTTGCGGCGGGTGTGGCCCGACGTCGTGGACCATCTGCGGTCGGCCATCCGGGCCGGGTTATCCCTGCCCGAAGCACTGATACAGCTGGGCGAAAAGGGGCCCGAGGAGCTCCGGCACGTGTTTCGCGACTTCGGCTCGGACTACCGCTCGGGCGGCCAGTTCGACGCGTCGCTGAACAGGCTCAAGGAGCGGCTGGCGGACCCCGTAGCTGACCGCATCATCGAGGCACTTCGGCTAACCCGGGAGGTGGGCGGCTCCGATCTCGGCAAGCTGCTCGGGACCCTCGCCGAGTTCCTGCGCGAAAGTGCACGGACCCGGAGCGAGCTTGAAGCGCGGCAGTCGTGGACAGTCAACGCTGCCCGGCTGGCCGTCGCGGCCCCGTGGATCGTCATGTTGCTGCTGGTCAGCCGTCCGGAGGCTGTGGCTGCATACAACACCCCCATCGGGGCGGCCGTGCTGTTGGGAGGCCTGGTTGTCTCGCTGGTGTGCTACTCGGTCATGCTGAAGATAGGAGCCCTCCCAGAGGAAGAGAGGGTGCTGCGATGA
- a CDS encoding CpaF family protein yields the protein MDAVRIVEDEVRELIRRRGLDPLHQTAEVRRLVEAAVTDYDERALMGPLPPLGPLESARRFVFDAVAGFGALQPFLDDPGIEEIWINAPTEIYVARNGESELTSLSLTDQQVRDLVERMLKSSGRRLDISSPFVDAALPDGSRLHVVIPDVTRRHWAVNIRKFVVKATRLDHLVELGTLTPQSGRFLGAAVASGLNILVSGATQAGKTTLLNCLAASIGSRERVITVEEIFELQFPLRDVVGLQCRQPNLEGEGEIPLRRLVKEALRMRPDRLVVGEVREAESLDMLIALNSGLPGMCTVHANSAHDAVTKMCTLPLLAGDNISSAFVVPTVASCIDLVVHCSRLANGRRQVTEILSLGRRVENGIIESSMIFSTIGGLLEPTANTMPAEEKFARAGYEVAALLDPR from the coding sequence ATGGATGCAGTACGCATTGTCGAGGATGAAGTCCGGGAGCTGATTCGTCGGCGGGGTCTCGATCCGTTGCACCAGACGGCCGAGGTCAGGCGGCTCGTGGAAGCTGCCGTGACCGACTATGATGAGCGCGCCCTCATGGGTCCGCTTCCGCCGCTTGGGCCGCTGGAGTCAGCACGCCGGTTTGTCTTTGACGCGGTGGCCGGGTTCGGTGCCCTCCAACCATTTCTGGATGATCCGGGCATCGAGGAAATTTGGATCAACGCGCCCACTGAAATCTACGTCGCACGGAACGGCGAATCTGAACTCACATCACTGAGCCTGACGGACCAGCAGGTCCGGGACCTCGTGGAGCGGATGCTCAAGAGCTCGGGCCGGCGGCTGGACATCTCATCACCCTTCGTGGACGCAGCACTGCCTGACGGGTCCCGCCTGCACGTGGTCATCCCGGACGTCACCAGACGCCACTGGGCCGTCAACATCCGTAAGTTCGTTGTGAAGGCGACCCGGCTGGACCATCTCGTGGAACTGGGCACACTGACCCCTCAGTCGGGGCGCTTCCTTGGCGCCGCTGTGGCGAGCGGACTCAACATCCTGGTCTCAGGCGCGACGCAGGCGGGGAAGACCACGCTGCTGAACTGCCTCGCAGCCAGCATTGGCAGCCGCGAGCGCGTCATTACGGTCGAGGAGATCTTCGAACTGCAGTTTCCGCTGCGCGATGTGGTCGGGCTGCAATGCCGGCAGCCGAACCTCGAAGGCGAAGGCGAGATACCGCTCCGCAGGCTGGTCAAGGAAGCCCTCCGCATGCGGCCTGACCGCCTGGTGGTGGGCGAAGTCCGCGAAGCAGAGAGCCTCGACATGCTGATCGCCCTCAACAGCGGGCTGCCGGGGATGTGCACCGTCCATGCCAATTCAGCACACGACGCCGTGACCAAGATGTGCACTTTGCCGCTGCTCGCCGGGGACAACATTTCCAGCGCGTTTGTGGTTCCCACTGTGGCCTCGTGCATCGATCTGGTGGTTCACTGCAGCCGCCTTGCAAACGGGCGGAGGCAGGTGACGGAAATCCTCTCCCTGGGCAGGCGGGTCGAGAACGGAATTATCGAGTCCTCAATGATTTTCTCGACGATCGGCGGCCTGCTGGAGCCAACGGCCAACACCATGCCGGCGGAGGAGAAATTCGCCAGAGCCGGTTATGAGGTCGCGGCACTCTTGGATCCGCGCTGA